A window of Ananas comosus cultivar F153 linkage group 4, ASM154086v1, whole genome shotgun sequence contains these coding sequences:
- the LOC109709203 gene encoding pentatricopeptide repeat-containing protein At1g56690, mitochondrial-like, translating into MRLPPIRFRAASTAAPVLAANTRIARLARGGDIAGARKVFDSMTERNVASYNSLISGYFLNRDPSLALALFHRMPLRTSASYNAAISGLARNRRLPDARALFDSMPLPLRNVVSYTSLLHGYVREGLLPEAESLFALMPERNVVSWTVMVEGLVRAGRVDDARRLFDEMPEKDVVARTAMIHGYCSCGRTAEARALFDAMPKRNVVSWTAMISGYVHNNQVDLARKLFEVMPERNEVSWTAMLTGYTQSGRIDEAADLFCAMPEHPLVACNAMILGFAQHRMVARAREVFYEMPHRDEGTWSAIVKAYEMNGLELDALSAFRSMQMNLVRPNFPAIISVLTVCASLAVLNHGREVHAAMLRSFFDDDVFAASALITMYIKCGNLSNAKRVFDTFGQKDVVMWNSMITGYAQHGLGEEALAIFDNMRSLQMVPDEITYIGVLSACSYTGKVKEGRKIFHSMSLNSSIKPKAEHYACMVDLLGRAGHVEEAMDLIRNMTVEADSVVWGALLGACRTHMNHEIAEIAAKKLLQLEPGNAGPYILLSNIYASSGRWREVTNLRKVMSSRNVSKSPGCSWIEYNKTVHMFTCGDILSHPENSIIIKMLEKLDRLLKEAGYTPDGSFVLHDVDEEQKAHNLLYHTERQAVAFGILKIPKGVPIRVMKNLRVCGDCHSTIKLIAKITGREIVLRDANRFHHFKDGVCSCRDYW; encoded by the coding sequence ATGCGGCTGCCCCCGATCCGCTTCCGCGCGGCGAGCACCGCGGCGCCGGTCCTCGCCGCGAACACGCGCATCGCTCGGCTCGCGCGCGGGGGCGACATCGCGGGCGCCCGCAAGGTGTTCGACTCCATGACCGAGCGCAACGTCGCCTCCTACAACTCCCTCATCTCCGGGTACTTCCTCAACCGAGACCCCTCCCTCGCCCTCGCGCTCTTCCACCGCATGCCCCTCCGCACCTCCGCCTCCTACAATGCCGCCATCTCCGGCCTCGCCCGCAACCGCCGCCTACCCGACGCCCGCGCCCTCTTCGACTCCATGCCCCTCCCCCTCCGCAACGTCGTCTCCTACACCTCCCTCCTCCACGGCTACGTCCGGGAGGGCCTCCTCCCCGAGGCCGAGTCCCTCTTCGCCCTCATGCCCGAGCGCAACGTGGTCTCGTGGACCGTCATGGTCGAGGGCCTCGTCCGCGCGGGGCGCGTCGACGACGCGCGGAggctgttcgacgaaatgcccgaGAAGGACGTGGTCGCGCGCACCGCCATGATCCACGGCTACTGCAGCTGCGGCCGCACCGCGGAGGCGCGGGCGCTCTTCGACGCGATGCCCAAGCGAAACGTCGTTTCCTGGACGGCGATGATCTCAGGCTACGTCCACAACAACCAGGTCGACCTCGCGCGTAAGCTGTTCGAGGTAATGCCCGAGCGAAACGAGGTCTCGTGGACCGCCATGCTCACCGGTTACACCCAATCGGGGCGCATAGACGAGGCCGCGGACCTATTCTGTGCGATGCCGGAGCACCCGCTGGTCGCGTGCAACGCCATGATCCTAGGGTTCGCCCAGCACCGCATGGTGGCGCGCGCGAGGGAGGTGTTCTACGAAATGCCGCACAGGGATGAGGGCACATGGAGTGCGATAGTGAAGGCGTACGAGATGAACGGTCTTGAGTTGGACGCGCTCAGTGCGTTTCGGTCCATGCAGATGAATCTCGTCCGGCCAAATTTCCCTGCAATAATCAGCGTCCTCACGGTGTGTGCCAGCCTCGCGGTGCTTAACCACGGGAGGGAGGTGCATGCCGCCATGCTGCGGTCATTTTTTGATGATGACGTGTTTGCAGCATCGGCTCTGATCACCATGTACATTAAGTGCGGCAATTTATCAAATGCTAAGAGGGTGTTCGACACCTTTGGTCAGAAGGACGTAGTTATGTGGAATTCCATGATCACAGGATATGCTCAACATGGTTTAGGGGAAGAAGCTTTAGCTATTTTCGACAATATGAGGTCCTTACAAATGGTGCCAGATGAGATTACTTATATTGGGGTTCTCTCTGCTTGTAGCTACACAGGGAAGGTTAAAGAAGGGCGCAAGATTTTCCACTCGATGAGCTTGAACTCTTCAATCAAACCTAAAGCCGAACACTATGCCTGCATGGTTGATCTTCTTGGTCGTGCTGGCCACGTAGAAGAAGCAATGGATTTGATTAGGAATATGACAGTTGAGGCTGATTCAGTAGTTTGGGGTGCATTATTGGGCGCATGCAGGACCCACATGAATCACGAGATAGCGGAGATTGCCGCCAAGAAGCTTTTGCAATTAGAACCTGGAAATGCAGGGCCCTACATATTGCTCTCCAATATTTATGCTTCAAGTGGGAGGTGGAGAGAAGTTACTAATTTAAGGAAAGTGATGAGCTCAAGGAATGTGAGCAAGTCACCAGGTTGTAGTTGGATTGAATACAACAAGACGGTGCACATGTTCACTTGTGGTGATATATTGTCACACCCtgaaaattctattattattaagatGTTGGAAAAATTAGACAGGTTGTTGAAGGAGGCTGGGTACACTCCTGATGGCAGTTTTGTGCTTCATGATGTTGATGAGGAGCAGAAAGCGCATAACTTGCTGTATCATACCGAGAGGCAGGCTGTGGCATTCGGGATTCTGAAGATTCCGAAAGGTGTGCCTATCCGGGTAATGAAGAATTTACGGGTGTGTGGGGATTGCCATTCCACAATAAAGTTGATTGCGAAGATCACAGGAAGAGAGATTGTTTTGAGGGATGCTAATAGGTTCCATCATTTTAAGGATGGGGTGTGCTCCTGCAGGGATTATTGGTGA
- the LOC109709213 gene encoding nitrogen regulatory protein P-II homolog: MAAAPSTARPRALDAIASSSLTNPVLPLSNPKKPLSFSSRAPQLFGGLRRAPRPQLVPIIRSQSSPIPDYVPDSKFYKIEAVLRPWRVPHVSSGLLQMGIRGVTVSDVRGFGAQGGSTERHGGSEFSEDKFISKVKMEIVICKEQVEAVINKIIEEARTGEIGDGKIFLIPVSDVIRVRTGERGEMAERMNGGHADMTASVASK, from the exons ATGGCGGCGGCTCCTTCCACGGCGAGGCCGAGAGCTCTCGACGccatcgcctcctcctccctcaCCAATCCAGTTCTCCCCCTTTCAAATCCTAAGAAGCCTCTCTCATTCTCATCGAGAGCTCCGCAACTCTTCGGAGGCCTTCGTCGCGCGCCGAGGCCACAACTCGTCCCCATAATCCGATCCCAGAGCTCTCCAATCCCCG ACTATGTCCCTGATTCGAAGTTCTACAAAATAGAAGCCGTTTTGAG GCCATGGAGGGTTCCGCATGTTTCTTCG GGCTTACTGCAAATGGGTATTAGAGGGGTGACGGTCTCTGATGTTCGAGGATTCGGGGCTCAAGGCGGCTCGACTGAGAGGCACGGGG GGTCAGAATTCTCAGAAGACAAGTTTATATCTAAAGTTAAAATGGAGATAGTGATCTGCAAGGAGCAG GTTGAAGCAGTGATCAACAAGATAATCGAGGAAGCAAGGACTGGAGAAATCGGTGATGGCAAGATATTCT TGATACCTGTTTCAGATGTAATAAGGGTTCGCACAG GCGAACGTGGAGAGATGGCCGAGAGAATGAATGGTGGACATGCAGATATGACAGCTTCTGTTGCATCTAAATAA
- the LOC109709207 gene encoding GDSL esterase/lipase At3g62280-like: protein MGNSRAGYSLPSFNNLFVVVILVLYPLPTHVDSKCIIFNFGDSNSDTGALTSGLGLYLGPPAGRQFFHKTTGRFCDGRLYIDFICENLKINYLSPYLESSGSNFTHGVNFAVAGVATQMTGVPFPLSTQVLQFLHFKNRTRDLRSKGLGSLISEKEFHDAVYSFDMGQNDISIAFIANLSYPRVVDNIPSILSRIEDAIELVYENGGRKFWIYNTGPLGCLPQTLALRKKNDSELDLLGCLADYNNAAKAFNEQMNKLCDKLSSEYKNATTVCTDMYSIKYDLFANHKEYGFENPLMACCGHGGPPYNYADRITCGQPTATACAVGDRSISWDGVHYTEVANKIAASKILSGKYSNPQIKLTTLCRS from the exons ATGGGTAATTCCAGGGCAGGATATAGTCTCCCTTCTTTCAATAATCTGTTTGTTGTTGTGATCCTTGTGTTATATCCTTTACCAACTCATGTTGATTCCAAATGTATTATCTTCAACTTTGGTGATTCGAACTCCGACACGGGGGCCCTTACCTCTGGTCTCGGCCTCTATCTCGGCCCCCCAGCCGGCCGCCAATTCTTCCACAAGACTACTGGCCGGTTCTGTGACGGCCGGCTGTATATTGATTTCATCT GTGAGAACTTGAAGATAAATTATCTGAGCCCTTATCTGGAGTCGTCAGGGTCGAACTTTACGCATGGAGTGAACTTTGCTGTAGCTGGTGTGGCCACTCAGATGACCGGAGTTCCATTTCCTTTATCTACTCAAGTTCTTCAATTCCTTCACTTCAAGAATCGCACGCGAGATCTCCGCTCAAAAG GCTTAGGTTCATTGATCAGCGAGAAGGAATTCCATGATGCAGTTTATTCCTTTGACATGGGGCAGAATGATATCTCTATCGCCTTCATTGCTAACTTGAGCTATCCCCGAGTCGTGGACAACATACCATCTATTCTCTCAAGAATCGAAGATGCCATTGAG TTAGTATACGAAAATGGTGGTCGCAAATTCTGGATATACAATACAGGGCCCCTTGGATGTTTACCGCAGACGCTTGCGCTGAGGAAAAAGAACGACAGCGAGCTTGATCTGTTGGGCTGTCTTGCTGATTACAACAATGCAGCAAAAGCTTTTAACGAGCAAATGAATAAATTATGCGACAAATTGAGTTCCGAGTACAAGAATGCTACTACTGTCTGCACAGATATGTATTCTATCAAGTATGATCTCTTCGCTAATCATAAAGAATACG GTTTTGAGAACCCATTGATGGCTTGTTGCGGCCACGGCGGGCCGCCGTACAACTACGCAGATCGGATAACTTGCGGCCAGCCCACGGCGACAGCTTGTGCGGTGGGCGATCGGTCAATAAGCTGGGATGGGGTACACTACACAGAAGTTGCAAATAAGATAGCCGCTTCTAAGATACTATCAGGAAAATATTCTAATCCCCAGATTAAGCTCACAACTCTTTGCAGAAGTTGA